The following is a genomic window from Meleagris gallopavo isolate NT-WF06-2002-E0010 breed Aviagen turkey brand Nicholas breeding stock chromosome 1 unlocalized genomic scaffold, Turkey_5.1 Chr1_random_7180001950333, whole genome shotgun sequence.
gtaGATGCTGGAGTAGAAGCAGAAgtttgctatggggcagagcgcTTTGGGGAAGGGCCACAACATGTTGGCAGCCACCTCAGCCATCTTGaaggcaaggaagaggaggacaagGAGGTCGGCGGTGgtgaggtggaggaggaggaggtcgGCAGCCGTGAGCTGGGGATGAGGACGGTGACATCGGATTTTGGTGAGGAGGATGATGAAGGTGATGACGTTGGCAGGAAAACCCACAGCGAAGGTCAGCGCGTGGATGGTGAGGAGGAGCATGGTgagaggaaggctgcagggcGGAGGAACACAGAGCTGTAGGGCAGGATATGGGGTCATACTGATGCTATGGAATGGGACATGGTATCAAACCGGAGCTATAGGAAGGGCTAAGGGGTGATATCAGAGCTATGGGTTGGACTATGGAGTCATGGGGCTATGGGGCAGCGACGTGGGGCACAAATGGGGCGGTGGGGCAATATGTCAAGTCATGGGGCTACGGGCTCATAGGACTATGGGGCAGGAAATGAGGATATGGGGTTGGATGTGGAGATACGGGGCAGGATACGGGGCAGTGGGGTGAGATATGGGCCTATGGGAGTGATACGGGGTTGTGGGAAGGTATATGTAGTGCTAGTACTCCCAAAGACATGAGGACGAGCACGGCAGGAGGAAGGCTCCCGAGCTGTGGGACATAAAGCTATGGAGCAGGACAGAGAGCACAGGACATGGGGTAAGatttggggttatggggcgtGATGTGGGATCAGGGGACAGGTTATGGCCTCATCACTCCCAAAgtgatgaggatgaggatggcGGGAGGgaaggctgtggggctgtggggcacagagccATGGGGTGGAATGCAGGGTTACGGGGCTACGGGGCAGGAACATGGGGTGACGTGGTTATGGGGTACGATGTGGAGTCATGGTGTTATGGAGTGAGGTCCCACAGCTTCCTCCACACCCACAGGAGAGTGCTGCcctcatttgtttttaatttgcttaatttctgcatttcctgttCAGTGTTGGGGACAAAGGTGGGGGCAGGGCACAGAGTCTCCCATCCGATACCCCATAACTGCCCCCATAGCCCCATCATCCGCATCCCACACCACAGCTCTCATGATTTCTTGCCCCATAGActgccccataaccccacagaTGGGCCCCATGACCCCATACCAAGCTCCATTGCACCATGATCTCATatccccaaacccaaacccCCATAACCCCACGTCCCACCCCACACCTCCGTGACCCCATATCCCTCGCAATAATCCCATGACTCTCCatccatccccactgccatgGCCATCAATGCCCCCCATCCCACAGACCCCTAGAAATTCCCTGTGTGCTCACCTCCACTGCTCACCCCAGAGTCTGTGGGGCACTGTGTCTCATCCCATAGATTATGAGGGACGCTCCCGGAGGTGGGGCCACAGGTGGGGAGTGACCGCCCCATGCAGAAGCCTTTTGTCCTTTGTTATGGGGCAGGGACACACCCTGGGAGAGAGGAGTTACTACTTGAGGGTGAGGGGAAAATTTGGAGggaacccctggggaacacctGCCCCATAAGTTGCCCCACTGCTTTGGAGGCCCCACAACCTCCTATGGATGCCCAGAACCCTTCCCA
Proteins encoded in this region:
- the LOC109364142 gene encoding G-protein coupled receptor 42-like, yielding MLLLTIHALTFAVGFPANVITFIILLTKIRCHRPHPQLTAADLLLLHLTTADLLVLLFLAFKMAEVAANMLWPFPKALCPIANFCFYSSIYLSTLFMAALSVERYFGVVFPHRYNRRRRLWRTMAASAVL